In the Oryza glaberrima chromosome 6, OglaRS2, whole genome shotgun sequence genome, one interval contains:
- the LOC127775436 gene encoding putative disease resistance RPP13-like protein 3: MADTVLSIAKSLVGSAVSKVASVAADKMIMLLGVQKEIWFIKDELQTIQAFLIAAEASKKSILLKVWVQQVRDLSYDIEDCLDEFTVHVGSQNLLRQLMKLKDRHRIAIQIRNLRTRIEEVSTRNIRYNLIENDLTCTTTDERNLFMEDIHNQSANNIEEADLVGFSGPKRELLYLIDVHANDGPTKVVCVVGMGGLGKTTIARKIYESKEDIAKNFSCCAWITVSQSFVRVELLKDLMVKLFGEEVLKKRLRELEGKVPQVDDLASYLRTELNERRYFVVLDNVWSTDSRKWINSIAFPRNNNKGSRVIVTTRDVGLTKECTSELLIYQLKPLEINYAKELLLRKANKAIGDMESDKKMSDIITKIIKKCGYLPLAILTIGGVLSTKEIREWETFYSQIYLQSLRATQTLKQ; encoded by the exons ATGGCGGATACAGTACTCAGCATTGCAAAGTCCCTGGTGGGAAGTGCTGTAAGCAAGGTTGCTTCGGTTGCCGCAGACAAGATGATCATGCTGCTGGGAGTGCAGAAGGAGATATG GTTCATCAAAGATGAGCTACAAACGATACAAGCATTTTTGATTGCTGCCGAAGCATCAAAGAAAAGCATACTATTGAAGGTTTGGGTGCAGCAAGTAAGGGATCTTTCCTATGACATCGAAGATTGCCTTGATGAATTTACAGTTCATGTGGGCAGCCAAAACTTGTTGAGGCAGTTGATGAAGCTAAAGGATCGCCATCGGATTGCCATCCAGATCCGCAATCTCAGGACAAGAATTGAAGAAGTAAGCACTAGGAACATACGCTACAACTTAATAGAGAATGACCTCACCTGCACCACTACTGATGAGAGGAATTTATTTATGGAAGACATTCACAACCAATCAGCTAACAACATTGAGGAGGCTGATCTTGTGGGTTTTTCTGGACCCAAAAGAGAGTTGCTTTATCTTATAGATGTCCATGCCAATGACGGACCTACAAAAGTTGTATGTGTTGTCGGTATGGGTGGTTTGGGTAAGACTACTATTGCAAGGAAAATTTATGAAAGCAAAGAGGACATTGCAAAGAATTTTTCTTGCTGTGCTTGGATTACTGTTTCACAGTCCTTTGTTAGGGTGGAACTACTCAAGGATTTGATGGTGAAACTTTTTGGAGAGGAAGTACTGAAGAAGCGGCTGAGAGAACTCGAAGGGAAGGTTCCACAAGTAGACGACCTCGCCAGCTACCTCAGGACAGAGTTAAATGAAAGGAGGTACTTTGTTGTGCTTGATAACGTGTGGAGTACAGATTCACGGAAATGGATTAATAGTATTGCCTTCCCTAGAAATAACAATAAAGGGAGCCGGGTGATAGTAACAACAAGAGATGTTGGCTTAACTAAGGAGTGTACTTCTGAATTGCTTATCTACCAGCTTAAACCCCTAGAAATAAACTATGCAAAAGAGTTGCTTCTACGGAAAGCAAATAAAGCAATAGGAGATATGGAAAGTGATAAAAAGATGAGTGACattataactaaaataataaagAAGTGTGGCTATTTACCGCTGGCTATACTCACAATAGGAGGCGTGCTTTCCACCAAAGAGATAAGAGAGTGGGAAACTTTTTATAGTCAGATATACCTTCAGAGCTTGAGAGCAACCCAAACCTTGAAGCAATGA